The Medicago truncatula cultivar Jemalong A17 chromosome 4, MtrunA17r5.0-ANR, whole genome shotgun sequence genome includes a region encoding these proteins:
- the LOC11440204 gene encoding auxin-induced protein 15A, whose protein sequence is MGFRLNSILRGSVTARQTTSKSVEVKKGYVAVYVGEKLARFVVPVSYLNQPSFQDLLSQAEEEFGYDHPMGGLTIPCSEDVFQHITSCLNGL, encoded by the coding sequence atggGTTTCCGTTTAAACTCTATTCTAAGAGGATCGGTAACAGCTAGACAAACAACATCAAAATCAGTAGAAGTGAAAAAGGGCTATGTTGCCGTGTATGTTGGAGAGAAATTGGCGCGGTTTGTAGTTCCTGTATCATACTTGAATCAACCTTCATTTCAAGACTTGTTGAGTCAAGCCGAGGAAGAGTTTGGATATGATCATCCCATGGGTGGCCTCACCATTCCTTGCTCCGAAGATGTCTTCCAACATATAACTTCTTGCTTGAATGGGCTATGA